One uncultured Acidilobus sp. JCHS genomic window carries:
- a CDS encoding Bacterial extracellular solute-binding protein, family 5 Middle has translation MAGRRSSLSRAALAAIVIVIVVVAIAGGVGYYYVSRQHVTTTTPTTTTTTPPITTTTTVSPSYSLSPPAVSSYTTTAGTPISITLTTFTPSPGSYVLIYAGNGSIINTTQNFAALVYRYPGRYLVYYQVFRSGQLVGSSQGNLIEVLVAPPAFNSSFAQLITVPVITLVNLTEPIVSVGQAVHLMAGFLQPPTGTNMTIKEYVWDLGNGTTLTIPSRNGTGYAVEVWLTGSGNVTYLEPAKNPISVTYSSPGLYAVSLTIVTENITTKATYSYTTYYTIAVSSPTMPFSLFRPLVSVPNPGTIVVAENVPGGPFSFDPDIDYESVGFEVISNVYGTLIQYFGANTTKFIPVLAEYVPTVGNGINSNYTEYTFKLRPGLRASNGDPITAYDVWYSVIRDLLCAGGTPGTPGWILTQYLIPNYTPFTFVVTAPNDTQGAEKIINAVTYDNVTNTVTFHLPKPTSPEAFFTAIADPLGAGVLDAKWLEQVGAGINFTGLYNHNMTQLAEAFYQYEQTCNEGNYNTEVQWPPPTAGFTGPYYVAAYTPGQSVVLKPNPYWPNDIPYIPRPNTTVIIYWVKDPQTAYEMFASGQADIVTGLPSSYVPLLQQLEAKGQAKLYSFPTLSEFFFIFVINVSQSALHSINPSYSIPSWYFANPLVRKAFAYAFNYTQYINDIVGNVKYHFNFGSPYCGVLISGLDYYIPPSELTGCPTFNLTYARQLMEESGFYNISVYFPIVIASGDVTDFTAAQMWAEALQAIDPNIHAQPIYMPFSTQISYMVPGQNPMAIYYMGWIADYPLASNLVNAMYLQGGTFPAPNGWDVDYLINLSAYFNASKISWPGLDKSVEPYIGKMLWQEAMQYQRLNELILKADEAELANNVTAAYQLFREAENIAIQLYMYVYTIQPNFYWVVKPYMHGYMGMISWEENPMVGGAG, from the coding sequence TTGGCGGGCAGGAGGTCCTCCTTGTCAAGGGCAGCGCTGGCGGCCATAGTAATCGTGATAGTCGTGGTGGCGATAGCTGGGGGCGTCGGCTACTATTACGTTAGCAGGCAGCACGTGACAACGACAACTCCAACGACAACTACGACGACTCCTCCCATAACCACGACGACAACTGTATCGCCCTCCTACTCCCTCTCACCGCCTGCTGTCAGCAGCTACACCACGACGGCGGGTACCCCGATATCCATCACTTTAACCACGTTCACCCCGTCCCCCGGCTCGTACGTGCTGATATACGCTGGCAACGGGTCTATCATCAACACCACCCAGAACTTCGCCGCCCTCGTCTACAGGTACCCAGGCCGCTACCTTGTGTACTACCAGGTCTTCAGGAGCGGACAGCTCGTGGGCAGCTCCCAGGGCAACCTGATAGAGGTGCTCGTGGCGCCCCCAGCATTCAACTCCTCCTTCGCCCAGCTGATCACGGTCCCGGTCATAACCCTGGTCAACCTGACTGAGCCCATAGTCTCGGTGGGCCAGGCTGTTCACCTCATGGCCGGCTTCCTCCAGCCGCCAACTGGGACGAACATGACAATAAAGGAGTACGTGTGGGACCTCGGCAACGGCACGACGCTGACCATACCCTCAAGGAACGGGACTGGCTACGCCGTTGAGGTCTGGCTCACGGGCTCAGGCAACGTGACCTACCTTGAGCCTGCTAAGAACCCGATAAGCGTGACCTACAGCTCGCCTGGGCTTTACGCTGTGTCCCTCACGATAGTCACAGAGAACATAACGACGAAGGCCACGTACAGCTACACGACTTATTACACCATAGCCGTCAGCTCGCCAACGATGCCCTTCTCGCTCTTCAGGCCCCTCGTCTCGGTGCCCAACCCGGGCACGATAGTAGTTGCTGAGAACGTGCCCGGAGGGCCGTTCAGCTTCGACCCAGACATAGACTACGAGAGCGTGGGCTTTGAGGTCATATCTAACGTCTATGGGACCCTCATACAGTACTTCGGAGCCAACACGACCAAGTTCATACCTGTTTTGGCTGAGTACGTGCCCACGGTCGGCAACGGCATAAACTCAAACTACACGGAGTACACGTTCAAGCTCAGGCCTGGCCTCAGGGCATCAAACGGGGACCCGATAACAGCATATGACGTGTGGTACAGCGTGATAAGGGACTTGCTCTGCGCGGGCGGCACGCCAGGCACCCCAGGGTGGATACTGACACAGTACCTCATACCAAACTACACGCCCTTCACGTTCGTTGTCACAGCGCCTAACGACACACAGGGGGCCGAGAAGATAATTAACGCGGTCACCTATGACAACGTTACTAACACGGTCACGTTCCACCTGCCCAAGCCAACCTCGCCTGAGGCGTTCTTCACTGCAATAGCTGACCCGCTCGGCGCCGGCGTGCTTGACGCCAAGTGGCTCGAGCAGGTTGGTGCTGGCATCAACTTCACGGGCCTGTACAACCACAACATGACCCAGCTGGCCGAGGCCTTCTACCAGTACGAGCAGACGTGCAACGAAGGTAATTATAACACCGAGGTCCAGTGGCCTCCGCCCACCGCAGGCTTCACGGGGCCTTACTACGTTGCCGCCTACACGCCGGGCCAGAGCGTAGTCCTCAAGCCCAACCCCTACTGGCCCAACGATATACCCTACATACCGAGGCCGAACACGACCGTGATAATATACTGGGTCAAGGACCCCCAGACCGCCTACGAGATGTTCGCCTCTGGGCAGGCAGACATAGTAACAGGCCTGCCGAGCAGCTACGTGCCCCTGCTCCAGCAGCTCGAGGCCAAGGGCCAGGCAAAGCTCTACTCTTTCCCGACGCTGAGCGAGTTCTTCTTCATATTCGTCATCAACGTCAGCCAGAGCGCTTTGCACTCCATAAACCCGTCGTACTCGATACCAAGCTGGTACTTCGCCAACCCGCTCGTGAGGAAGGCCTTCGCCTACGCCTTCAACTACACGCAGTACATAAATGACATAGTGGGCAACGTGAAGTATCACTTCAACTTCGGCAGCCCCTACTGCGGGGTCCTTATATCAGGCCTCGACTACTACATACCTCCGTCTGAGCTCACAGGCTGCCCGACCTTCAACCTGACGTACGCAAGGCAGCTCATGGAGGAGAGCGGCTTCTACAACATAAGCGTGTACTTCCCGATAGTGATAGCGAGCGGCGACGTGACCGACTTCACCGCCGCCCAGATGTGGGCCGAGGCGCTTCAGGCCATAGACCCCAACATACACGCCCAGCCCATCTACATGCCCTTCTCAACGCAGATAAGCTACATGGTGCCCGGCCAGAACCCCATGGCCATATACTACATGGGCTGGATAGCTGACTACCCGCTGGCCTCAAACCTCGTGAACGCCATGTACCTGCAGGGAGGCACCTTCCCAGCGCCTAACGGCTGGGACGTTGACTACCTCATAAACCTCAGCGCCTACTTCAACGCCTCCAAGATAAGCTGGCCAGGGCTTGACAAGAGCGTTGAGCCCTACATAGGCAAGATGCTCTGGCAGGAGGCCATGCAGTACCAGAGGCTAAACGAGCTCATACTGAAGGCCGACGAGGCAGAGCTGGCCAACAACGTGACCGCGGCCTACCAGCTCTTCAGGGAGGCCGAGAACATAGCAATTCAGCTCTACATGTACGTCTACACCATACAGCCCAACTTCTACTGGGTAGTCAAGCCCTACATGCACGGCTACATGGGGATGATATCATGGGAGGAGAACCCAATGGTGGGCGGCGCCGGCTGA
- a CDS encoding ABC-type dipeptide/oligopeptide/nickel transport system, permease component, which produces MHVGPINKLIAVYINPRLTGAARQQQIQMLIQKFHLNQPIYVQYFYWLASIFQGNLGYTNTPIFSGPVTQAIALFFPNTVLLAVLGGVLTWVLGIPLGTWSAVRRDKPDDVAIRVFSYTLYGMPIYLIAVILIIIFAVWLKVLPLAGTVNPSLLVGLPWYKNGISYPTHVLLIDALIHGDWYIALDALEHIILPSLTIALAVMAGIINILRASMLEVLEQDYVRFARSKGLPERIVINKHARPTAMFPVYTNFAYTVAGLLGGVVIVESVFNYPGIGYWLTQSMLNNDMGGIMAGTLLFGIVFVTTSLVLDIVFALKDPRVRLG; this is translated from the coding sequence ATGCACGTAGGGCCCATCAACAAGCTGATAGCCGTCTACATAAACCCGAGGCTCACAGGCGCCGCGAGGCAGCAGCAGATACAGATGCTGATACAGAAGTTCCACCTCAACCAGCCCATTTATGTGCAGTACTTCTACTGGCTGGCCTCCATCTTCCAGGGGAACCTGGGCTACACCAACACGCCCATATTTAGCGGCCCCGTCACCCAGGCCATAGCCCTCTTCTTCCCTAACACGGTCCTCCTGGCCGTGTTGGGCGGCGTACTGACCTGGGTGCTCGGGATACCCCTCGGCACGTGGTCAGCCGTGAGGAGGGACAAGCCGGACGACGTCGCCATAAGGGTCTTCTCCTACACGCTCTACGGGATGCCGATATACCTGATAGCGGTGATCCTCATAATAATATTCGCGGTGTGGCTGAAGGTCCTGCCCCTCGCTGGCACCGTGAACCCCTCGCTCCTAGTAGGCCTGCCCTGGTACAAGAACGGCATATCTTATCCCACCCACGTGCTGCTCATAGACGCCCTCATACACGGCGACTGGTACATAGCGCTTGACGCCCTTGAGCACATAATCCTGCCGTCACTGACTATAGCCCTCGCCGTCATGGCAGGCATCATAAACATACTGAGGGCCTCCATGCTTGAGGTCCTCGAGCAGGACTACGTCAGGTTCGCGAGGAGCAAGGGGCTGCCGGAGAGGATAGTGATAAATAAGCACGCGAGGCCCACGGCGATGTTCCCCGTCTACACGAACTTCGCCTACACGGTCGCGGGCCTTCTGGGCGGCGTGGTCATAGTGGAGTCAGTCTTCAACTACCCAGGGATAGGGTACTGGCTGACTCAGTCTATGCTTAACAATGACATGGGTGGCATAATGGCTGGGACCCTTCTCTTTGGAATAGTATTCGTGACGACGAGCCTAGTCCTCGATATAGTGTTTGCCTTAAAGGACCCGAGGGTCAGGCTAGGGTGA
- a CDS encoding ABC-type dipeptide/oligopeptide/nickel transport system, permease component — protein sequence MAKGGLTSRILTPERKLSLQVFFSNKLAVVGLVIVLAYVADALIVQFAPWLIGLKYPFKVIPDYSNPVPQPPSWKHPFGTTYPGIDLLRAVIKAIRFDLGLSVVIVVPGALLGIVIGIVATYFGGWVDDVLMRLTDIFFSVPYLVLAIAIGYALGRNITSMVIALIIVWWPLYARYTRSVTLQVKELTFIEAARAAGASNYKIMFRHILPNALPPVLVQMSMDLGTIMLVISGLAFIGFLPVANIPELGYLSTLGLNYINTAPWTVLVPGVFIVIFAVAVYLLGMGLMDVINPRRRSSL from the coding sequence ATGGCTAAGGGAGGGCTTACGTCAAGGATCCTCACGCCCGAGAGGAAGCTGTCCCTTCAGGTGTTCTTCTCAAACAAGTTGGCCGTAGTGGGGCTTGTCATAGTTCTCGCGTACGTCGCTGACGCGCTGATAGTTCAGTTCGCGCCATGGCTGATAGGACTGAAGTACCCGTTCAAGGTGATACCTGACTACAGCAACCCGGTGCCTCAGCCCCCCTCGTGGAAGCACCCCTTCGGGACAACGTACCCAGGCATTGACTTGCTGAGGGCTGTCATAAAGGCCATAAGGTTTGACCTGGGCCTCTCTGTAGTTATCGTGGTGCCTGGAGCCCTGCTGGGCATTGTGATAGGCATTGTGGCAACGTACTTCGGCGGCTGGGTTGACGACGTTCTCATGAGGCTCACGGACATATTCTTCAGCGTCCCCTACCTGGTCCTGGCCATAGCCATAGGCTACGCCCTGGGCAGAAACATAACCAGCATGGTCATAGCCCTCATAATAGTCTGGTGGCCCCTCTACGCCAGGTACACGAGGAGCGTCACGCTCCAGGTCAAGGAGCTGACCTTCATAGAGGCCGCCAGGGCCGCAGGGGCGAGCAACTACAAGATCATGTTCAGACACATACTCCCCAACGCCCTGCCCCCAGTCCTGGTGCAGATGTCCATGGACTTGGGCACCATAATGCTCGTGATATCAGGCCTGGCCTTCATAGGTTTCCTGCCGGTCGCTAACATACCTGAGCTCGGCTACCTGAGCACGCTGGGCCTCAACTACATCAACACGGCCCCCTGGACGGTCTTAGTGCCTGGCGTCTTCATAGTTATTTTTGCCGTGGCGGTCTACCTGCTTGGCATGGGCCTCATGGACGTGATAAACCCGAGGAGGAGGAGCTCGCTGTGA
- a CDS encoding oligopeptide/dipeptide ABC transporter, ATP-binding protein, C-terminal domain, with product MSAGREPIVTVRNLRLWYYTRRGVYKALNGVDLEVMRGEVLGVAGESGCGKSTLGLTIMGLLPRNAAIVDGEVLIDGFDVVKPLREYYKKSKRFRPDKNEDVLKRLHKEMMRIRGVKVTMVFQEPMTALNPVMPVGYQIAEVVLQHNMSLLAKRRLARARATKDDVKEALNFLRANDYAGLIEYVKAKGLEGLEDQMIAIWRRRDLHDLVKEIRVLSLCCDPVNPIAESGLRYTARTNKLPAAPVIRQLVRRELVKEGYRKAAEFLGLLGMPEPEKVVRMYPHELSGGMRQRVVIATAMINNPELVILDEPTSALDVTVQAGILELLGELKQQTNAAFIFISHDLSILYQVSDRIAIMYAGKVIEVGPRDAVFREPKHPYTQMLMEAVPTLEPHELKGIKGEVPDLRNPPKGCMFHPRCPYVMPICREREPPMVDLGHGHKVACWLYSGGERK from the coding sequence GTGAGCGCTGGCAGGGAGCCAATAGTCACGGTCAGGAACCTCAGGCTCTGGTACTACACAAGGAGGGGGGTCTACAAGGCCCTCAACGGCGTTGACCTTGAGGTCATGAGGGGCGAGGTGCTTGGCGTAGCCGGCGAGAGCGGCTGCGGCAAGAGCACGCTGGGCCTCACCATAATGGGCCTCCTGCCGAGGAACGCCGCCATAGTTGACGGCGAGGTCCTGATCGACGGCTTTGACGTGGTTAAGCCCCTCAGGGAATACTATAAGAAATCCAAGAGGTTCAGGCCTGACAAGAACGAGGACGTCCTGAAGAGGCTGCATAAGGAGATGATGAGGATCAGGGGCGTTAAGGTAACCATGGTCTTCCAGGAGCCCATGACAGCTCTAAACCCTGTCATGCCGGTAGGGTACCAGATAGCTGAGGTTGTGCTTCAGCACAACATGTCCCTGCTGGCCAAGAGGAGGCTGGCCAGGGCCAGGGCCACGAAGGACGACGTTAAGGAGGCCCTGAACTTCCTCAGGGCCAACGACTACGCCGGGCTCATAGAGTACGTGAAGGCCAAGGGGCTTGAGGGGCTTGAGGACCAGATGATAGCTATCTGGAGGAGGAGGGACCTCCACGACCTCGTTAAGGAGATAAGGGTACTTAGCCTGTGCTGCGACCCGGTTAATCCAATAGCTGAGAGCGGCCTGAGGTACACGGCCAGGACCAACAAGCTCCCTGCGGCGCCGGTTATCAGGCAGCTCGTGAGGAGGGAGCTCGTGAAGGAGGGCTACAGGAAGGCCGCCGAGTTCCTGGGCCTCCTCGGCATGCCTGAGCCTGAGAAGGTCGTCAGGATGTACCCTCACGAGCTGAGCGGGGGCATGAGGCAGAGGGTGGTGATAGCGACGGCGATGATAAACAACCCGGAGCTCGTGATACTCGACGAGCCCACCAGCGCCCTGGACGTGACGGTCCAGGCCGGCATACTTGAGCTGCTGGGAGAGCTCAAGCAGCAGACGAACGCGGCCTTCATTTTCATATCGCACGACCTGAGCATCCTCTACCAGGTCTCTGACAGAATAGCCATAATGTACGCCGGCAAGGTCATTGAGGTCGGCCCAAGGGACGCAGTGTTCAGGGAGCCCAAGCACCCCTACACGCAGATGCTCATGGAGGCCGTGCCGACCCTTGAGCCCCACGAGCTCAAGGGGATAAAGGGCGAGGTGCCTGACCTCAGGAACCCGCCCAAGGGATGCATGTTCCACCCAAGGTGCCCATACGTAATGCCAATATGCAGGGAGAGGGAACCCCCGATGGTCGACTTAGGGCACGGGCACAAGGTCGCGTGCTGGCTTTACTCTGGGGGTGAGAGGAAGTGA
- a CDS encoding ABC-type dipeptide/oligopeptide/nickel transport system, ATPase component yields MIIAGRNLKVYFPVKGVRGASVRAVDDVDIEVGEGEIVGLVGESGSGKTTLGRTLIRLIEPTAGEVLFEIPDHDLERYDEARERGDAETMKLISSKHSALRLKGKALKEFRRKVGIVFQDPYSSLDPRLRIADIIAEPMIETGAYDRDKAMERVIDLLEEVQLSPEFADRYPHELSGGQRQRVAIARGIATNPRFVVLDEPTSALDVSVQAEILELLRELRETHKMAMLFITHNISVVSYMADRIYVMYAGKVMEKGPKAEVIRKPAHPYTQALISAVPEVGRQMRRVVLKGDVPSLVSPPKGCRFHPRCPVAIATCGWTADEVAEALRRVLEARYPELSQRARLRPLGELELEVKGLSAPELKDVVERESEFNRALKSIQSVSEEGGRVMVRLTKYSEPLMVDVARGHLAACHLLSASS; encoded by the coding sequence GTGATAATAGCTGGCAGGAACCTTAAGGTTTACTTCCCAGTCAAGGGCGTCAGAGGCGCCTCCGTTAGGGCCGTCGACGACGTTGACATAGAGGTCGGGGAGGGCGAGATTGTAGGCCTAGTGGGCGAGAGCGGCAGCGGCAAGACAACGCTTGGAAGGACATTAATCAGGCTGATTGAGCCAACAGCTGGCGAGGTCCTCTTCGAGATACCTGACCATGATCTCGAGAGATATGACGAGGCCAGGGAGAGGGGGGACGCCGAGACCATGAAGTTGATATCATCCAAGCACTCGGCCCTCAGGCTCAAGGGCAAGGCGCTTAAGGAGTTCAGGAGGAAGGTCGGCATAGTTTTCCAGGACCCCTACTCCTCACTGGACCCTAGGCTGAGGATAGCTGACATAATAGCCGAGCCGATGATCGAGACGGGCGCCTATGATAGGGACAAGGCCATGGAGAGGGTAATTGACCTCCTCGAGGAGGTCCAGCTGTCCCCCGAGTTCGCGGACCGCTACCCTCACGAGCTCAGTGGAGGGCAGAGGCAGAGGGTGGCCATAGCGAGGGGCATAGCCACCAACCCCCGCTTCGTGGTCCTTGACGAGCCCACCAGCGCCCTGGACGTGTCCGTGCAGGCCGAGATACTTGAGCTGCTGAGGGAGCTGAGGGAGACGCACAAGATGGCCATGCTCTTCATAACGCACAACATCTCCGTGGTCTCATACATGGCCGACAGGATCTACGTCATGTACGCGGGCAAGGTTATGGAGAAGGGCCCGAAGGCCGAGGTCATAAGGAAGCCCGCTCACCCCTACACCCAGGCCCTCATATCAGCGGTGCCAGAGGTCGGGAGGCAGATGAGGAGGGTTGTCCTAAAGGGGGACGTGCCGAGCCTGGTGAGCCCGCCTAAGGGCTGCAGGTTCCACCCGAGGTGCCCTGTTGCCATAGCTACCTGCGGCTGGACCGCTGACGAGGTGGCTGAGGCCCTGAGGAGGGTCCTTGAGGCAAGGTACCCTGAGCTGTCCCAGAGGGCTAGGCTGAGGCCCCTGGGCGAGCTGGAGCTTGAGGTAAAGGGCCTCAGCGCCCCTGAGCTAAAGGACGTTGTTGAGAGGGAGTCAGAGTTCAACAGGGCCCTTAAGTCTATCCAGTCGGTGTCAGAGGAGGGCGGCAGGGTAATGGTCAGGCTGACCAAGTACTCGGAGCCCCTCATGGTTGATGTGGCCAGGGGCCACCTGGCAGCCTGCCACCTTCTCTCGGCCTCCTCATAG
- a CDS encoding archaeal flagellin N-terminal-like domain → MRRSLSEVIGAVIVLAVVVLAALSLLRLGSQVVLYAERVSSSQFAREAQMSSPPEMSVVLRNSSLYLLVSSSVPLNISYAVIQEAGKVYVERVDESVSGQALLRLLTNYSCQNVSIFLVSSTGAVFRYEPYNDPLLMGRAPQGVDYFSCVFVNSTGPSSASSSPGYQQVYLGPDAFRLPNNVALVGLQGSGGSFESAGKLQVKVRMSGWFCSESVVASVGNVNISRSFSGPMAYLGWVNVSGVNVSLLAFCQGWSTGVVILPASGYVTFSAVVNANVTAQTPYTAPIGPVTAAALGFTGNFTASGSTKFLWSGWTSGGLYYYWGFYSRASGKGTTPGPITLLVGYNLSLASGGSFTLSAVINATVLKFTGNASLTLDVPGPVTFKALSLSASGSYPPMIGALMSSLQYVTPSIYLTFYTQEGAVTRSVSSGEFLVPFYQVAVTMPYGPSGLLEVGPQLKPANNGWIAYAVNVTPFPFVTPTMLELNSTGVGTLVLVSPTWLSSSLQVGPLTEGGPVIAIPLGVDPLSCVSPMVAQLSLQGYQAYARLPWSNLTEGTPPGAYLLYCKGQGGYLAIIS, encoded by the coding sequence TTGAGGAGGTCGCTTAGCGAGGTCATAGGGGCCGTCATAGTGCTAGCCGTCGTGGTCCTGGCGGCCCTCTCCCTCCTGAGGCTGGGCTCGCAGGTGGTCCTTTACGCTGAGAGGGTCTCTTCATCCCAGTTCGCCAGGGAGGCCCAGATGTCGTCACCCCCTGAGATGAGCGTCGTCCTCAGGAACTCAAGCCTCTACCTCCTGGTCAGCTCGTCAGTCCCCCTCAACATAAGCTACGCGGTGATACAGGAGGCGGGCAAGGTCTACGTCGAGAGGGTTGACGAGAGCGTCTCGGGGCAGGCCCTCCTGAGGCTCCTCACCAACTACAGCTGTCAGAACGTCAGTATATTCCTCGTCAGCTCCACAGGCGCGGTGTTCAGGTATGAGCCCTACAACGACCCCCTGCTCATGGGCAGGGCGCCTCAGGGCGTTGACTACTTCAGCTGCGTCTTCGTCAACTCCACGGGCCCCTCAAGCGCCTCCTCAAGCCCAGGGTACCAGCAGGTCTACCTGGGGCCTGACGCCTTCAGGCTTCCAAACAACGTGGCGCTCGTAGGGCTTCAGGGCAGCGGGGGCTCCTTTGAGAGCGCAGGGAAGCTCCAGGTCAAGGTCAGGATGAGCGGGTGGTTCTGCAGCGAGAGCGTCGTGGCAAGCGTCGGTAACGTCAACATCTCAAGGTCCTTCAGCGGCCCAATGGCCTACCTCGGCTGGGTTAACGTGAGCGGCGTCAACGTGAGCCTCCTCGCCTTCTGCCAGGGGTGGAGCACGGGCGTCGTGATACTGCCCGCCTCAGGCTACGTCACCTTCAGCGCCGTCGTGAACGCAAATGTCACGGCCCAGACGCCCTACACCGCGCCCATAGGCCCGGTCACTGCCGCGGCCCTCGGCTTCACGGGCAACTTCACGGCCAGCGGCTCCACGAAGTTCCTCTGGTCAGGCTGGACCAGCGGTGGGCTGTACTACTACTGGGGCTTCTACTCGCGGGCCAGCGGCAAGGGGACGACCCCAGGGCCCATCACATTGCTTGTAGGCTACAACCTCAGCTTGGCCAGCGGCGGCAGCTTCACCTTGAGCGCCGTCATAAATGCTACAGTCTTGAAGTTCACGGGCAACGCCAGCCTCACCCTTGACGTGCCCGGCCCCGTCACGTTCAAGGCCTTAAGCCTTTCGGCGTCAGGTTCATACCCGCCCATGATCGGCGCCCTCATGAGCTCCCTACAGTACGTGACCCCCTCGATCTACCTGACCTTCTACACGCAGGAGGGCGCCGTCACGAGGTCTGTCAGCTCGGGGGAGTTCCTGGTGCCGTTCTACCAGGTCGCCGTGACTATGCCGTATGGGCCCTCAGGGCTGCTCGAGGTAGGCCCCCAGCTCAAGCCTGCTAACAACGGCTGGATCGCCTACGCTGTCAACGTAACACCGTTCCCCTTCGTCACGCCAACCATGTTGGAGCTCAACTCAACTGGGGTAGGAACCTTGGTGCTTGTGTCGCCAACGTGGCTCAGCAGCTCCCTTCAGGTAGGGCCGTTAACGGAGGGCGGCCCGGTCATAGCTATACCTCTCGGCGTAGACCCCCTCAGCTGCGTCAGCCCCATGGTTGCGCAGCTGAGCCTTCAGGGCTACCAGGCCTACGCGAGGCTCCCCTGGTCCAACCTGACAGAGGGCACACCCCCGGGCGCCTACCTGCTTTACTGTAAGGGGCAGGGCGGCTACCTGGCCATAATATCATAA
- a CDS encoding putative nucleotidyltransferase — protein MESLGPEIIYDEARWRTLAAKRGRATPVLRAFMGAGLEAYVFGSVARGDVRPESDVDVVILDPAPPYLVELAIERAGLRAYSKEIVQATPSYVPKAYIYLDPDEELVVSFPLARMRPREQEFYRWGGLLDAKGVMEGRRVPGVNKGLIAIIPTPRGHVEVPVAGHEGEVARLLRVSMDIVRERLSVLGRRREVGRTGTFIKEEVPPEEPIEEAVRRLAERNEFFRRSVTA, from the coding sequence TTGGAGTCGCTGGGACCAGAAATAATATATGACGAGGCCCGCTGGAGGACCCTGGCCGCCAAGAGGGGCAGGGCAACGCCTGTCCTGAGGGCCTTCATGGGGGCAGGCCTCGAGGCCTACGTGTTCGGGAGCGTGGCGAGAGGTGACGTGAGGCCGGAGAGCGACGTTGACGTCGTTATCCTTGACCCGGCGCCGCCCTACCTGGTCGAGCTGGCGATCGAGAGGGCAGGCCTCAGGGCCTACAGCAAGGAGATAGTCCAGGCCACCCCCTCCTACGTCCCAAAGGCCTACATATACCTGGACCCTGATGAGGAGCTTGTCGTCAGCTTCCCCCTGGCCAGGATGAGGCCGAGGGAGCAGGAGTTCTACAGGTGGGGAGGCCTGCTTGACGCCAAGGGGGTCATGGAGGGGAGGAGGGTGCCTGGCGTCAACAAGGGGCTGATAGCGATAATCCCTACGCCCAGGGGGCACGTTGAGGTCCCCGTGGCGGGCCACGAGGGGGAGGTGGCCAGGCTCCTCAGGGTCTCAATGGACATAGTGAGGGAAAGGCTCAGCGTCCTCGGCAGGAGGAGGGAGGTGGGCAGGACGGGCACGTTCATAAAGGAGGAGGTGCCTCCTGAGGAGCCCATAGAGGAGGCCGTGAGGAGGCTGGCTGAGAGGAACGAGTTCTTCAGGAGGTCCGTCACGGCCTGA
- a CDS encoding 6,7-dimethyl-8-ribityllumazine synthase, translating to MSEQPVRIALVVSEFNYDVTRVMEEKAISHARFLGAEVPIVFRVPGVYDSPFGVLQAIKLDYVDAVAVIGAVIQGETKHDEVVANQAARALIDISLQYGKPVTLGVIGPGASRVQALERAEEYARRAVEAAVKLVRRQRALAGSRPAAGQTLTVG from the coding sequence ATGAGCGAGCAGCCTGTCCGCATAGCGCTGGTGGTTTCAGAGTTCAACTATGACGTGACCAGGGTCATGGAGGAGAAGGCGATCTCGCACGCGAGGTTCCTGGGCGCCGAGGTGCCCATAGTCTTCAGGGTGCCAGGGGTCTACGACTCCCCCTTCGGCGTGCTCCAGGCGATAAAGCTCGACTACGTCGACGCCGTGGCCGTCATAGGGGCCGTCATACAGGGCGAGACAAAGCATGACGAGGTGGTGGCCAACCAGGCCGCCAGGGCGCTCATAGACATAAGCCTCCAGTACGGCAAACCCGTGACCCTGGGCGTCATAGGCCCAGGCGCCTCAAGGGTTCAGGCCCTCGAGAGGGCTGAGGAGTACGCCAGGAGGGCCGTTGAGGCCGCTGTCAAGCTCGTGAGGAGGCAGAGGGCGCTGGCGGGCTCCAGGCCTGCCGCGGGCCAGACGCTCACGGTGGGGTGA